In Dendropsophus ebraccatus isolate aDenEbr1 chromosome 14, aDenEbr1.pat, whole genome shotgun sequence, the following proteins share a genomic window:
- the LOC138772617 gene encoding zinc finger CCHC domain-containing protein 3-like, whose protein sequence is MASSAPEMKKTQQRKEARKSQEAQVVDASSSAAPAQPTTSKAADPGVPTLRLWMRTTVAMRLKKVDGREPDMSEDVFAKKMVLDQGFSKAETLSIFFFTGIFYVTFASFNTCRRYWEAVKAARPESPFSRFVSNCLIQREERRVTVSILNPYIPGKDIATFLARYCTVVKEPSKILSSLGFWTGKWSVVVRLNRDESSDDGFQHLPQAFSLGDAPGFIYYPDMPQICRRCSKKGHQAKDCSEDSCRVCRVPGHGTKDCPKAKTCNLCGHADHSYRACPQREKRTWASVVAKAPSSQQPAVAQAAQKPKEKEKKKKEGKRTTAPKTFPHPRPPYPFPLPSFPPSPLSLPDHPH, encoded by the coding sequence ATGGCCTCTTCAGCACCGGAGATGAAGAAGACCCAGCAGAGGAAGGAAGcgaggaagagccaggaggcccaggtcgtggatgcctcttcctctgccgccccagctcagccgacgaccagcaaggctgcggatccaggcgtccctacactgcggctctggatgcgcactacggtggccatgcgactgaagaaggtggatggtagagagccggacatgtctgaggatgtgttcgctaagaagatggtcctggaccagggtttctccaaggctgaaaccctcagcattttcttcttcactgggatcttctatgtgacatttgcctccttcaacacctgcaggaggtactgggaggcggtaaaggcagcgaggcccgaatcccctttctctcgctttgtaagcaactgcttaatccaaagggaggagaggcgggtgacggtttcaatccttaacccgtacatcccaggcaaggacatcgccacattcctcgcaaggtactgcacagtggtcaaggaaccctccaagatcctgagcagccttggattctggactggcaagtggtcggtggtcgtgaggctcaacagggatgagtcatcggacgacggtttccagcacctgcctcaggctttctctctgggtgacgctccaggcttcatctattacccggatatgccgcagatctgcaggagatgcagcaagaagggtcatcaggcgaaggactgcagcgaagattcctgtagagtctgccgagtgccggggcatgggaccaaggactgtccgaaggcaaaaacctgcaacctctgcggccatgcggaccacagctacagggcctgcccccagagggaaaagagaacgtgggcatccgtggttgccaaagctccgtccagccagcagccggccgtagcccaagcagcgcagaagcccaaggagaaggagaagaagaagaaggagggtaagaggacgacggcccctaaaaccttcccccacccccgccctccctaccccttccccctcccctccttccccccctcccccctctccctccccgaccacccccactga